In Astyanax mexicanus isolate ESR-SI-001 chromosome 7, AstMex3_surface, whole genome shotgun sequence, the genomic stretch TTAAAACATaagcaatattaaataatatatatatgaagGTTATAAATGCCCAGTATGAAAGTAGCTGAAAGTAGATGATTTAGCAGTtggggttggatctttgcctgccgggagacgggcggcagtggtgggtctgcgtgacgtcacccgccagccactttttcatcgacccggcagtgccaggcacgtacccggcagtactaaaaactgacagggggcttgctgacagtacgccggcagttttaaaaactgtcagggagcttcctgacagtacgccggcagttttaaaaactgtcagggagcttcctgacagtacgccggcagttttaaaaactgtcagggagcttcctgacagtacgccggcactactaaaaactgtcagggagcttcctgacagtacgccggcagttttaaaaactgtctgggagcttcctgacagtacgccggcactactaaaaactgtcagggagcttcctgacagtacgccggcagttttaaaaactgtcagggagcttcctgacagtacgccggcactactaaaaactgtcagggagcttcctgacagtacgccggcagttttaaaaactgtcagggagcttcctgacagtacgccggcagttttaaaaacggtcagggagcttcctgacagtacgccggcactactaaaaactgtcagggagcttgctgacagtatgccggcagttttaaaaactgtcaggtagcttcctgacagtatgccggcactgctaaaaactgtcaaggagcttcctgacagtacgccggcagttttaaaaacggtcagggagcttcctgacagtacgccggcactactaaaaactgtcagggagcttcctgacagtacgccggcagttttaaaaaatgtcagggagcttcctgacagtacgccggcactactaaaaactgtcagggagcttgctgacagtatgccagcagttttaaaaactgtcaggtagcttcctgacagtatgccggcactgctaaaaactgtcagggagcttcctgacagtacgccggcagtattaaaaactgccagggagcttcctgacagtagggGGCTTTctcacagtacgccggcactattaaaaactgtcagggagcttcctgacagtacgccggcagtattaaaaactgttagggagcttcctgacagtatgccggcactactaaaaactgtcagggagcttcctgacagtacgccggcagttttaaaaactgtcagggagcttgctgacagtaagccggcagttttaaaaactgtcaaggagctagcctaggatggactctttcatatgggagtggacctgttttggcattatggaaaaatcatgagaaatttaattttaagcatgaataatacaaataaataaataatataaaataaacaatacagtgaaatttgcccaaacttgcaggagtcaaagcctaggacagactctttcaaatggtaatggaactgtgttggcattatgggaaaatcatgagaaatgtcattttaagcataaaaaaaaaaaaaaaaaaaaattatataaaataaacaaaacagtgaaatttcCCCAaatttgcaggagtcatagcctaggatggactctttcaaatggtagtggacctggtttggcattatgggaaaatcacaagaaatttaattttaaatatgcatatactatatatatgtttatatctatatatttttgtaattaatataaaataaacaaaactgtgaaatttgcccaaactcgcAGGAGTCATGGCCTAGgacatactctttcaaatggcagtggacctgttttggcattatgggaaaatcatgaaaaaaaacatattttaagtataaataaaaaataataaaatttatataaaataaacaaaacagtgaaatttgcccaaactcgcaggagtcatagcctaggacagattctttcaaatggtagtggatctattttggcattatgggaaaatcatgagaaatttaattttaaacatgaataaaaaaaacaataataataataataataataataataataataataataataataataataaaaatataaaataaaaaatacagtgaaatttgccctaacttgcagaggtgacagcctatgttgtactctttcaaatggtagtggaccagttttggcattatgggaaaatcatgaaaatttttattttaaacacgcatacaattttttttattaatataaaataaaccatacagtgaaaattgcccacacttgcagaagtgatagtctaggatggactcttttacaaggtactggatctgttttggttttttgggaaactcatgagaaatttaatttgaagcatggattgaaaaaagtaatattaatataaaactctctctctctctcttaaacactgatgggatattatatcaaatagataatgtactgcacaaaatatacagtgaggtgagttattttaatccgttttttctcgtttctgggcttaatgtatgaattaatgaataattaagcccaattaattctgaattaatataatagactgaaacgtgtcggtctcccgttctctgtgttttttaagcgtgctctccgcctgcgcggctgtttaccgtaaaatcgcacgtatacgcgcatctaaatttaaagcccggatgacttgactgagaatttccgaagcgcggatagcttgactccggtcttactgtcagcaagctccatgacagtttttaaaactgccggtgtactgtcagctagccccctgacagtttttaatactaccggtgtactgtcagctagccccctgacagtttttagtagtgccggcgtactgtcaggaagctacctgacagtttttagtactgccgggtacgtgcctgacactgccgggtcgatgaaaaagtggctggcgggtgacgtcacgaagacccaccactgccgcccgtctcccgtcAGGCAGAGATCCAACCCCCTCTCTGATTTAGGCAGCGCTTCACTGACGAACAAGGACCTAGtactaaaataatgataaatccgtaataaacaaacaaacacttaaCTCTCTCCACAGTTATTGAATTTTATGCTAAGAGTTTACTGTAAAAACGATGCATAAAACAAATAGATGGTCACCAGAAAGAATATTTGTAAGTATTGCTATTAAAAGCtttaaatgagaaattactgtgtgtataaatagtgtttttaaaaaatcccTGTAATCTCTGTAAAacgcgaaatccaccggagatcctacgtAAACCTATGTAtaaacacagaggtgggtagtataggtccagaaagtaaagatCCACCTTACAGTACAGCCACctaggcagttggaacaaaaccccaggTTGGatatttacttttaactagtgtaaacagaactgttctaaacataaacctatctatctcagttgtacttcactggtggtgttccatagactttaaattttaacaatttactctttagctctgaattaatataaaactgatgtgttatttgcacaaataccACAGGAACGAACTTGCTGtgttgttcctagcactgttagctcctgtctgaggAGAGGTGCTTGGCTGGCTTCAGCTGTGCctgtgggcaaggccatgaactcacAAGTTGACGTAGACTCTGGTGCTTTTTCcgatcaactcgtttttctgaatattttcttttaatagttactgcagacaatggagtttgaagaacagtttcatgtgcagcatgcatagaGAGACCAATtgcatttcacaaagaacaagaataagtgcattttagcaaaaggaaacttttaaatgtttgtttcctCTCTCCTACACTCTGCTTTCAGTCAAATCCTAATGTAGCTACTAATGCCTGTGGagtaaatgtgtgattttttaaataggattttcttttcttttctcaacACAGGTTAAGATGCCATCATGGGTCGCAGCAGTGGACGTGGGGCGAAGTGTGGAGTGCCTGCGGTGTTCATATGTCTGGCAGCGCTGCTCTGTGCCAATGTGCTGCTCTATATTTACCTGGAAACTGTATACCAGGACAGCGCTCCACCATCAGCACATACAAACTGCCACACAGGATACTTTAAGGTGGGCACAATGAGCAGCTGCACCCCCTGGCTGCAGTGTACCGAAATCAGAGCTGATGTTCGTCGCCTCAGAATGATTGGACAAGGAGCTGTAAAGAAGGTTAGACTTTAATATTCTGTTTAGAGACTCTAAGAGCCTGTTTACACCTAGTGTTTTATATCTGGACATATTTTGACCAGCTTTTGTTAACACTTGTCATTAAGATGCATTCATATAGAGACCATTAGAGATCTGATTTTGTTTTGTTGAATGTTAGGAAATGTTAAGAAAATGTGTCTGGGAACATGTGAATAGTGGAGGAGAGGAAATGCAATCaacagagcaggagagagagagagaagatccaCAGTGATAATTACGCATGTTAACGTTATTTCAACATATGTATTTCCACACGTAATCTGTTCACAGTGCATTGTGGGGGTGTTTACACCTGGCTTTTTATGCAGAAAAAAATGTCATAATGAGGTCAGCGTCAGACCACTAAAAACATGGGCTGTAGGATTAACTGTAACGGCAAACTCAAGTTGCACTTCTTGCTTGCAGAAACACAGGGAGCTCTTCTGACTGCAAACTGTGCTCACATGATATAGCTGAGCTGGCGGTAGAACAATGTAGAGGTCCACAACGAAAACACACTGAACTGCTTCTTAGCTTGGAAAAAATGATTATGGCCATTTAGCCAAGTGCTGAAAAAGTTTAGGCTTTTGATTTCTCGTTTTTCACCCCTATCACCTTCATTGTTTCTCAGAGCGTGGCATTGTTTAATGTGTGTTGTATGTTGAAATTGTTAAGGCTCTTTTGTGTGTTCCAGGTGTATCTGTCAGAGTGGCAGGGGCAAAAAGTAGCAGTGTCTGTCCTGTCCTCAGAACACTATAAAGATGATTTCCTTCATGGAGTCTCCATGCTGCGTTCCATGCAGAGTGTCCGTGTGGTGACACTAGTAGGTGTGTGCGAAGAAGACGGGGTGTTTGTAACAGAGTACCACCCTCTGGGGTCTGCACTTACACTGGAAGCTACTCTTGCTCAGGATCGGTACCTCCGGCTGAACTCCTGGCAGATGCGGCTGCGACTGGCACTGGATTTCGTTGCCTTCTTGGTCTTCTTGCACAACAGTCCAGGGGGCGCACGTGTCATGTGCGACTCTAATGATCTACACAAAACACTCAGTCAATTCCTGCTGACTTCTGACTTGCGGCTCTTAGCAAATGACCTGGATGCACTACCACGAGTGGAGCCTGGGGGTCAAGGGGTGAAGTGTGGTCACAATCAGCTGACGGGAGAGTTTGTGGCTCCGGAGCAGCTTTGGCCTTATGGCGAGGATGTGCCTTTCTCAGATGATCGAATGCCTGGCTACGATGAAAAGTCAGACATTTGGAAGATTCCAGATGTGACACGTTTCCTGTTGGGTCATGTCTCAGGGAGTGACGTCATCCACTTCCATCTCTTCCAGATCCATGCACAGTGTAAGAAGCAGGATCCAAGGCAACGGCCATCAGCGCATGAGGTCATGAGCGTGTATCGCTCGGTTTATGACAGCATGAAGGAGAGCCACACAGAAATTGTCAGAGATATGTTATaacatgactgtgtgtgtgatattACACATCTTATTATATTTCACATGTTGACTGAACTGAAAGAAGAGTGCTTGCTTCTTTAATAATGTCCATGTTTTTATTAGCAGAATAGGCAATAATTTACTAGTGTTTTACTGGAGTTTTTTTGTCTGAGCATTGATAGTTGTTTAGGAATAACATGATGCATTTAATAAAGTTAACAAGTTTTTGATCAGtgacatttctctttttttcttttaatacctTAATGATGTTCTACTACTTCATTTGAAATAATGATGAATCTTCTctagtaaaaaaatgtaaatgctgcTGAAGGAAATGCCCCCCCTTTATATGATTACATTTTTCCTACAAACTAAGCTGCTTAATTTcaaacatttgtacagaaacattGCTACCATACACAGTATGATGCAGTATTTACTGAGCCATATAAATAAAGTACATaacatgtatttaaatgtattgggGACAAAAAGAAGCTTCTTAAGTCTTAGTGACCCTAGAGTAATATAGAAACATAACACATCATTTAGCAATGGTTGGTCAAACACTTAAATTAACAGGCTTTGAGGACGTTattataaatatagaaaatatataaatatactacaaatgaaaataatcagaAGGTTTTTGTTTTTTCCCTAAGCCAAAAAAAACCTACTTACTCCAGATCCCTTTTAAACATTTTCACTCAATTATGGGTGATTCTGATCCTGGTGGTTTTGGATACAGttcttcctttaaaaaaaatcatgctaAATGCTGGAAAATAAGGGTAGCAGATAAGAGTTGGTTTGAGAAGAGAAAAGCATGACATTAGCAAGTCGGTCTATTACCTTATTGGTGTTTGTTTATAATTCACCATTTCATACAATCAAAGATGCACAATTGTATTTTGGCTTCATGATATCTTTTTTTCTGCTACGTAACTtgatggtaaaaaaatatatttttttggtggcaaataatacatataaacataaatacgAATGAGTTCATAACAGTCTCTTAAATACATTGCTAAATGTCATTAAATGTCATGTCAATAAAAATGATTTGGAATGACACATTTTACATagacatttaaaagtaaaaactgtAATTTCCTTAAAAGCTGCTACATATCTTTTTTTACGTTTTTCatgaaacacaaaaaacatatagAAAGTTGTTATTGCTATTTAAAATGTAGCAATGATTTAAGAGTATAGTTTATCATACAGTCgagcagtagaaccaaccagaaacaatcataatttacaatttaaaaaatattgattgaaaagacagaaaacagttaacattTTAATAGCCACACATTGTAGAGCATTTCCAGCTAATTTTGTGAATTCAAATACAGACAAAAAAGACATCACATGCAATATGTATAATCTATAGTCTTTATAAATAAGAAGTAAACTTAATATTATAGCAAAAATCTCATCACTTTTTGGGGACAAGCCCAAAATTGTGAAAATCAGTTTAGTGAAGGTAGCTGACATGTCATTATTTTATTAAGGTAGCTTTTTTTATTAAGGTAGCTGACatgtcattattttatttttgtaggcATAATACATTAACTTAAATCTTGAAAcagtaacattttttttctgtgataacATTTTGCAAAGGGTTTcacataaaatattaaatctctggttaaaacacacacacaaacagagaatgTTAAAAGACTGCTAAATTTATTCTGTATATTGGGTGTACATTTCATTATGAATCAATGTCTACTGAAAGCTTTCTCTAGTAAAACCCcgtttttttagttatttgtgGAGTTGTTATGTATTATGATTTagtttgtattatattttaaaatacttctCTCCACTTTAAACGTAATATTTAACGTCTATATTTTTCctacttttaaaaacaaaaaataaacaaatagaaaaactTGTTAAAAGACTCATATCgaggtttttgtatttttattatttttttattgtcagaCCGAAAACAAAAATATCGCACATCCGCGCTGCAAAACAGAACCGGAAACACGTCACGTGTTGTCTCTGCTGTTGGCGGTGGTCCGGTGTTTTGGTTAATGGGTCTGTGCGGGGTCTGTGGCTGTGGCCCGGTTCGCTGTGCTTGTGTGTAGTGGGGGCTTAGTGCGGGTCCGCCGGGGTGTCCGGCGGGGCTGTGCGGTGAAGCGGAGCCGGGCTCAGGCCCCGAGTCTCCCTCCGGAACTTTCCACTTCAAAACGGCTCCGCCGCCGCCGCCACAATGAGCTCGGGCCAGCCGAGCGACAGCAGCGAGCCGGAGGAGCCGCGGGGCGCCGGAGTCCGCCACCTGGACGAGCTGCTCCGAGAGGAGGAGAGCGACaaccaggaggaggaggaagaggaggaggcgaGCCGCTCCAGGCCGCCCTCTCCGCCCCCGGAGCGCCGCGGGGCCCCGGACCTCGACTCCGCCGGGGAGCACGCGCCTGGTTCGGCGTGCAGGAGCGCGGGGCTCTGCGACTCGCTGTTCTCGTGGCTGTGGAAGCGGACAGTCCGCAGAGGGCCATTCGTAGATCCAGCCCGCGATAACTTCCGCACCATGACCCGGCTTTACTCGTCCATGAGCCCCGCCACAGACTCGGTCAACCTGAGTACGCAGACCCACGGGGCCGTGTTCAACCTGGAGTACTCCCCGGACGGGTAAGAGCCAGCCCTGTTGCTGCTGTAAAACCCTGTTAATAGGAAGAAAGTAGATCCCTGCAGCCTGATCATGTGGCAGTCTGcgacaatatgtgtgtgtgtgtcaagtcaagtcaagaggcttttattgtcattacatctgagtacaggtccacagtgtaacgaaattacagttctccggaaccatggtgcaacattggacaacaaacaataaacaaacacaaagtgTAAAAGTGAAAcgatagtgcaacataaaactataacactacaataaatacagcagaggagacagtttaacagacaggacaagTTCAGTACCAATAGGGTACAATAAAATGTGTGTGAAAAGTGGTGTAGGAGGTGGTGTTGgggagtctgattgcctggtggatgaagctgttgcagagtctggtagtgggggCTCGgctgctcctgtatcttctgccgaacgggaagagtccgtgtgagggatgggtgggtcGATCACAATGTTGGTGACTTTGCGGATGGAGCGTGTAGGGTAGATGtcggtgatggaggggagagagactccgatgatctttCAGCTGTCCttactgtgtgtgttctgtaggtCAGTTCTGACTGTCGCCTGCGAACAGACCGAGGTGCTGCTGTTCGACCCTGTGTCATCCAAACATATCAAAACACTGGTGGAGGCGCACGAGGACTGTGTCAACAACATCAGGTAAAATATGTcttttagacacacacacacacacacaaagatatcAGCTCTGTGGTCAGACTGCTGTCTGGAGATTGTGTGCAAAAAAACgtcataaacatgttttgtatagcccatagacctattctaactaaGCAAAAAAAGGTATTATATGTCCCTTTTAAAATCTTCTAAACTTTTGTTTTTTAGTAAAAGTAGAAAAACACTAATATTTAATGAGTAAATGTTGAAGTCTGTCTAgacaaaattaatatatttatttaaacacagaCCCTCTAAACTCTCTAAGCCCTACCGAGATGCGATTCGTTTTTCAGGAGGTCTTAGAGtaaatttctcttttatgggtgtcCTCTGTGAGTCCAtccaaaatataattttttttggtgtttttctcagacattttctgagaaaattacaggctgaattacctaatGTTTTTCGCTGatctctgtggtcctccagtaatttatTCCCATCTgcactcacatctctgagttttgtccccttacatttaataaaatgcgATGTCGTGACTGAGAAAGCCGAAACACTCACTGGTCCTCATGGTTTTTgaggtgtgaaatatttttcacagacctcCCCCTGAGACAcgaatcctgtctggatagggcttaaaacTCCCACCCTAATTTTAATTTTGACTTTAGATTTTTCCATTACTTCACTTGGTGgaactaatcaaatgaatagggtaaacctgcactAAGCAATATTAATTGTCAAAGTCTCTGAAACTGACAacaataaatactgtacataatttcatattt encodes the following:
- the pomk gene encoding protein O-mannose kinase gives rise to the protein MGRSSGRGAKCGVPAVFICLAALLCANVLLYIYLETVYQDSAPPSAHTNCHTGYFKVGTMSSCTPWLQCTEIRADVRRLRMIGQGAVKKVYLSEWQGQKVAVSVLSSEHYKDDFLHGVSMLRSMQSVRVVTLVGVCEEDGVFVTEYHPLGSALTLEATLAQDRYLRLNSWQMRLRLALDFVAFLVFLHNSPGGARVMCDSNDLHKTLSQFLLTSDLRLLANDLDALPRVEPGGQGVKCGHNQLTGEFVAPEQLWPYGEDVPFSDDRMPGYDEKSDIWKIPDVTRFLLGHVSGSDVIHFHLFQIHAQCKKQDPRQRPSAHEVMSVYRSVYDSMKESHTEIVRDML